Genomic DNA from bacterium:
GTTCGTCCGCGAGCGACTCCAGGGCCAGTTGCTCACGCTCGCCAAACTGGGCTACGCCGGACGCGTGGACCACGCGAGCCCGGCCACAGGCTCGGGGCGAATCCATCGGGCCGAGCAGGCGGCGTTGCTGGAGGTCGCCTTCAAGGGCGTGTGACCGGAATCCGCTCAGCCGGGTGGCCATCGGGCGCGGGGCTGCCTATAACCGGTCGATGATCAACGAAGGTGACCGGGCTCCGGATTTCACGCTCAAGGACCAGTTCGGGCGGGACGTCTCCCTCTCGGATTTCGCGGGCCGCAGGCACGTCCTGCTGGTCTTCTACCCTCTCGACTGGACGCCCACCTGAAGCGAAGAAGTGCCTGCGCTGGAAGCGCAGCTCAACGAGTTTCAGGCGGCCCACACCCAGGTCCTGGGTGTCAGTATCGATAGCCACTATTGCCACGCCAATTGGGCTCGCGATCTGGGTGGTATCTCCTTCCCCTTGCTCGCGGATTTCCAGCCCAAGGGTGCCATGGCGAGTGCCTACGGCCTGTATCTCGACGGGCCGGGCATTACCGACCGAGCGACGGTCCTGATCGACGCGGGCGGCGTGGTCCGTCATGCCTCTTCGGTGGGTCCGGCTGGCAAGCGAGATATCGGTGAGCTCGTTTCCCTGGCCGAGGGGGTCGACGGCGGTTTCGACGGCAGCCGTGAAGACTTCGCGGCTGCAGCCGGTACACCCGGCGCTGTCGTCTATCTGAAGGATGCGTGTGGCTCCTCCCGTGCGGTTCGCGTGGCGATGGACAACTTGCATCTCGGCAGCGTCGAAGTGCGCAATGTCAGCAAGGATGCGACGGCTCTCGAGGCGCTCAAGGCTGCCTCCGGCGCAGAGACCGCACCTTGTCTCGTCGTGGGCGGGCAGGCAACGCCGGAATCGGCGGCGATCATCACTCGCCTGGCCGACGACGCAGCTCCGATTCGTTAGGCCCGGCTTCAAGGGCCTGGCATCCAGACGTGGCCAGCCTCCGATCTCCCGAGGCTGAACGCGCGGATCCGCTGCTGCATCGTCAGGAGTGGAGGCTGGACGGGACCTGCGCCTGGTCTGCTTTCGTCAGCGAGGCCCGGTCGCGATGGGTTCCGGGCCCCGCCGCCTTCGATCGCGTGCTCTGGCACGGAGGCCTCCAATTCGATCGACAGCCCCTCGACCCGGATCGGCCACCCACGGAGCTGGCGGCCGGGACCCGCGTGGTCGGTTGGGGTTTCGAGCGCGAGCCCGAGGTTCCGGGTGTCGGGGCAGACGCGGTGTTGCTCGATGCTTCCGGCCTGGTCGCGGTGAACAAGCCGGCATGGCTTCCGATGCAGCGGACCCGCGCTTCTGTGAGGCACTCCCTCGAGGGGGCGCTTCGCCAGCTTCTCGACTGCCCGACGCTAGGTGCCGTGCATCGGCTCGATCGCCAGACGAGTGGCGTTGCCGTGTTCGCCCGCACCAGCGCGGCGGCGAGTCATCTCCAACGTTCACTCGAGCTTCGCCGCGTGCACAAGCGCTACCTCGCCTGGGTCTCACCTCCGCCGGCCTGGCGGGGCTGCAGGATTGCCGGCTGGATGCAGCGCGCACCCAACACCCGGCGCCCGTGTTTCGCCCTCGGTGCCTGGCCGGGCGATGAAGGGCGCTGGAGCGAGACACGGGTGGGCCTCCGCGAAGA
This window encodes:
- a CDS encoding redoxin domain-containing protein — its product is MPALEAQLNEFQAAHTQVLGVSIDSHYCHANWARDLGGISFPLLADFQPKGAMASAYGLYLDGPGITDRATVLIDAGGVVRHASSVGPAGKRDIGELVSLAEGVDGGFDGSREDFAAAAGTPGAVVYLKDACGSSRAVRVAMDNLHLGSVEVRNVSKDATALEALKAASGAETAPCLVVGGQATPESAAIITRLADDAAPIR
- a CDS encoding redoxin domain-containing protein, translating into MINEGDRAPDFTLKDQFGRDVSLSDFAGRRHVLLVFYPLDWTPT
- a CDS encoding RNA pseudouridine synthase, yielding MASLRSPEAERADPLLHRQEWRLDGTCAWSAFVSEARSRWVPGPAAFDRVLWHGGLQFDRQPLDPDRPPTELAAGTRVVGWGFEREPEVPGVGADAVLLDASGLVAVNKPAWLPMQRTRASVRHSLEGALRQLLDCPTLGAVHRLDRQTSGVAVFARTSAAASHLQRSLELRRVHKRYLAWVSPPPAWRGCRIAGWMQRAPNTRRPCFALGAWPGDEGRWSETRVGLREEVDGRALLEARPISGRTHQIRVHLSSLGHPVVGDDLYGPAYEASAPHAAGRVQLHARSIALTLPKDSKRTEIEAPPPADFIPPTNATSGSRPAGWRLLPEGCRRLGRVRAGAV